A window of Haloarchaeobius litoreus contains these coding sequences:
- a CDS encoding HNH endonuclease — protein sequence MTAGTYETTVQARSVDPEFRATALSRYERTCPVSGVDHAQLLDVAHVLPCSDYPEYRADLSNVLVLDKTHHAAFDRNLFTLDEEYRLVVQPGFETESELLERTVLNRDGERVGMPDGSLDAEYLRQHNKRLAWV from the coding sequence ATGACCGCTGGAACGTACGAGACCACCGTCCAGGCCCGGTCGGTCGACCCCGAGTTCCGCGCGACGGCGCTCTCGCGGTACGAGCGGACCTGCCCCGTCTCTGGTGTGGACCACGCCCAACTGCTCGACGTTGCGCACGTACTCCCCTGTAGCGACTACCCCGAGTACCGTGCCGATCTGTCTAACGTCCTCGTGCTCGACAAGACCCACCACGCCGCCTTCGACCGGAACCTGTTCACGCTCGACGAGGAGTACCGGCTCGTCGTCCAGCCCGGCTTCGAGACCGAGAGTGAACTGCTTGAGCGGACGGTCTTGAACCGAGACGGAGAGCGCGTCGGGATGCCCGACGGCTCTCTGGATGCAGAGTATCTACGGCAGCACAACAAGAGGCTGGCGTGGGTGTGA
- a CDS encoding zinc ribbon domain-containing protein: MTFCSECGSMLNPDRDSDKCAECGSPVDQSGVTDGGTNTTARTHTKLETLPTTSSGSVKKADAMEWLEELDRPTSAELKRSTIEKPSDFSGSTFPTDISTIRVTGDPSFIETVAGLFSWIVEMEDYSRRVEINLKQTEDKETGEETENYALYLSVAERGGS; this comes from the coding sequence ATGACGTTCTGTAGCGAGTGTGGATCGATGCTCAATCCGGACCGCGACTCGGACAAGTGTGCAGAGTGCGGTTCCCCAGTTGACCAGTCCGGAGTGACCGATGGTGGGACCAACACCACTGCCAGGACACACACGAAGTTGGAGACACTCCCCACGACATCCTCGGGGAGCGTGAAGAAGGCGGACGCGATGGAGTGGCTGGAGGAGCTCGACCGGCCAACGTCAGCCGAACTCAAGCGATCGACGATCGAGAAGCCGAGTGACTTCTCGGGGAGCACGTTTCCCACGGACATCTCGACGATCCGAGTCACCGGCGACCCCTCGTTCATTGAGACCGTCGCTGGGCTGTTCAGCTGGATTGTCGAGATGGAAGACTATAGTCGGCGCGTCGAAATCAATCTGAAACAGACCGAGGACAAGGAGACAGGGGAGGAAACCGAGAACTACGCACTCTACCTCTCGGTCGCTGAGCGAGGCGGTTCGTAG
- a CDS encoding zinc ribbon domain-containing protein, translating into MPYCTSCGAEISRGDAFCSECGTEIGDEHGAGQAPDQTDDESAVDLRSEEQLHEPPVFGTNDEESTGVTNWNFNENSNEVQRETGTDGIDFVHLFVAALAAMVPAFVGYAMATIATNTQLVWVFFLAIPVFTYLLSQRPTTKAIVGGAAFWLAIEAFLSPLVFGIYTVVFASTETTTGAEQAGAAIGGVFLIGLAFVIGLPLGIVLYLLSRRLDPGDSER; encoded by the coding sequence ATGCCATACTGCACGAGCTGCGGTGCTGAAATTAGCCGAGGCGATGCATTTTGTAGTGAGTGTGGTACCGAAATCGGAGATGAGCATGGCGCCGGCCAAGCGCCAGACCAGACTGACGATGAGTCAGCTGTTGACCTCAGAAGCGAGGAACAACTCCATGAGCCACCCGTGTTCGGAACAAATGATGAAGAATCGACAGGGGTGACAAACTGGAACTTCAATGAGAATTCCAACGAAGTACAACGGGAGACAGGGACGGATGGAATCGACTTTGTGCATCTGTTCGTCGCTGCGCTGGCCGCCATGGTTCCTGCCTTCGTCGGGTACGCGATGGCGACAATCGCTACTAACACCCAACTCGTCTGGGTTTTCTTCCTCGCTATACCGGTCTTCACGTATCTACTCTCTCAGCGGCCGACAACGAAGGCAATCGTCGGTGGTGCAGCGTTCTGGCTCGCCATCGAAGCCTTCCTGTCACCGCTCGTGTTTGGAATATACACTGTTGTGTTCGCGAGCACCGAGACGACGACCGGAGCCGAGCAGGCTGGGGCTGCTATCGGGGGCGTGTTCCTCATCGGTCTCGCGTTCGTCATCGGTCTTCCGCTCGGTATCGTTCTATATCTCCTGTCGAGACGCCTCGATCCTGGCGATTCCGAGCGTTGA
- a CDS encoding FxLYD domain-containing protein, whose translation MYRRTYLTAVGTTASVLALAGCTEEEPQDTAGGDGGGNGGDSGDSDGGETGDNGGDGNNDRPDVEILEHEFYEEEVGAGVRGVARNNTDSELTYVQAEAIFLDGDGTQIGEGLDNVTDLAAGREWEFDCMYLDSDSDRIAEYELDVSTGL comes from the coding sequence ATGTACCGACGTACATATTTGACAGCCGTCGGAACCACTGCAAGCGTCCTTGCACTTGCCGGATGTACCGAAGAAGAGCCTCAGGACACCGCCGGCGGAGATGGAGGTGGCAACGGAGGCGACAGTGGGGACAGTGACGGTGGCGAAACCGGCGACAATGGTGGTGATGGTAACAACGACAGGCCCGATGTCGAAATCCTTGAACACGAGTTCTACGAGGAAGAGGTGGGGGCAGGCGTTCGGGGAGTCGCTCGGAACAACACCGACAGCGAACTCACCTACGTTCAAGCCGAGGCAATCTTTCTAGACGGTGATGGAACACAGATCGGTGAAGGACTCGATAACGTGACCGATCTCGCGGCTGGGCGTGAGTGGGAATTCGACTGCATGTACCTTGATAGTGACTCTGACCGTATCGCAGAGTACGAGCTTGATGTCTCAACAGGACTCTGA
- a CDS encoding 6-pyruvoyl trahydropterin synthase family protein yields MSVEQRAPSLLEDAGERTLHVGRDRPIRISTGHRILHHDGKCSRPHGHNYEISVTITGELTKEGWVVDKGDITSIIDEWDHRFLLESGDPLVEAFEASGDSDGVVVLEHPPTAEVMSVLLEQKLMERFGETVSDVSAEVRETGELCAGATH; encoded by the coding sequence ATGTCGGTAGAACAGCGCGCCCCCTCGCTGCTGGAAGACGCAGGAGAGCGCACCCTCCACGTCGGGCGGGACCGCCCCATTCGCATCAGTACAGGGCATCGAATCCTCCACCACGACGGGAAGTGCAGTCGCCCTCACGGCCACAACTACGAGATCTCGGTCACGATTACGGGTGAACTGACCAAGGAAGGGTGGGTCGTCGACAAGGGTGATATTACCTCGATAATCGACGAGTGGGATCACCGGTTCCTCCTCGAATCGGGGGACCCGCTCGTGGAGGCGTTCGAAGCGAGCGGCGACAGCGACGGTGTCGTCGTACTCGAGCACCCCCCGACGGCGGAGGTCATGAGTGTCCTGCTGGAGCAGAAGCTCATGGAGCGCTTCGGTGAGACCGTCTCTGATGTCTCCGCTGAGGTGCGCGAAACCGGAGAACTCTGTGCTGGAGCGACCCACTGA
- a CDS encoding HNH endonuclease yields MQGARLRSIVPMFGGATRYVETLDAILAFVDAHNPSTDELVGWHRGQFANVSSADSIMRRVRYLRKVGFLAETDDGWTLGPNGEQYTDGHDTATLLRIMCDRNVGLRSLLYALAVGPMTVEEIGSQQLDTHPELGWDPEETDMPKQRANWLRSMGLVEKRSDEYALTDEGRAFVEGAVENWAGSDWAVEGSEREEMTAGTYETVVQTRAVDPEFRATALSRYERTCPVSGVDHAGLLDVAHVLPWSDYPEYRADLSNVLVLDRTHHAAFDRNLFTLDEEYRLVVQPGFETDSEVLERTILNRDGERVGVPDGAVDSKYLRQHNEGLAWV; encoded by the coding sequence ATGCAGGGAGCACGCCTCCGCAGCATCGTCCCCATGTTCGGCGGGGCGACCCGGTACGTCGAGACGCTCGACGCCATCCTGGCGTTCGTCGACGCCCATAATCCATCGACGGACGAACTCGTCGGCTGGCACCGCGGCCAGTTCGCGAACGTGTCGAGCGCCGACTCCATCATGCGCCGTGTCCGCTACCTCCGGAAGGTCGGCTTCCTCGCCGAGACGGACGACGGCTGGACCCTCGGGCCGAACGGTGAGCAGTACACCGACGGCCACGACACGGCGACGCTGCTTCGCATCATGTGCGACCGCAACGTCGGCCTCCGCAGCCTGCTCTACGCCCTCGCCGTCGGCCCAATGACCGTCGAAGAAATCGGTAGCCAGCAGCTCGACACCCACCCCGAACTCGGCTGGGACCCCGAGGAGACGGACATGCCGAAACAGCGCGCGAACTGGCTCCGCAGCATGGGTTTGGTGGAGAAACGTAGCGACGAGTACGCCCTGACAGACGAGGGACGCGCGTTCGTCGAGGGTGCCGTCGAGAACTGGGCAGGCAGCGACTGGGCGGTCGAGGGTAGTGAACGGGAGGAGATGACCGCTGGCACGTACGAAACCGTCGTCCAGACCCGCGCGGTCGACCCCGAGTTCCGCGCGACCGCGCTGTCGCGGTACGAACGGACGTGTCCCGTCTCCGGTGTGGACCACGCCGGCCTGCTCGACGTGGCGCACGTGCTCCCGTGGAGTGACTACCCCGAGTATCGGGCGGACCTCTCGAACGTGCTCGTTCTGGACAGGACCCACCACGCCGCCTTCGACCGGAACCTGTTCACGCTGGACGAGGAGTACCGACTCGTCGTGCAGCCCGGCTTCGAGACCGACAGTGAGGTGCTGGAGCGCACGATTCTGAATCGCGACGGCGAGCGTGTTGGGGTGCCCGACGGAGCTGTGGATTCGAAGTATCTCCGGCAGCACAACGAGGGGCTGGCGTGGGTGTGA
- a CDS encoding ATP-binding protein, which yields MTFVDRADELAALERSFESPGHGFAVVYGRRRVGKTALLKEFCTDHPHIYFLAAQEAEQRQREKFVEQVANHFDDRVPRIDGWDEAFEYLGERLATEPTVVVIDEFPYLVEENDSLPSYVQAFVDEQIQGTESMLVLCGSSISTMESEVLGHESPLYGRRTGQIDLQPFSFQQAREIIGYDIADAIRSYAITGGTPMYLTLFDYGQPLGENVRTQVLSPMAVLYNEPEFLLRTELRSPARYLSILEAIATGRTTPNEISGATGIDPGPLSKYLQTLRRLRFIEREVPVTATGKTSKRSRYHVADEFLRFWFRFVEPNRSSIEEAPELVFEGTIEPNLPDHVATTFESVCHEAVWEAIRRGRLDSYASVGRWWYGEDEIDIVGLAPDADRVLLAECKWTTEPVGHGLVESLSDKAARVRWGPDDRDEQFALFSKSGFVDGLEEELGDDWSLFDLAAIDDLLSGPS from the coding sequence ATGACCTTCGTCGACCGGGCCGATGAGCTCGCTGCGCTCGAGCGGAGCTTCGAGTCACCGGGCCACGGATTCGCCGTCGTCTACGGTCGACGGCGCGTCGGGAAGACGGCGCTGCTCAAGGAGTTCTGTACGGACCACCCACACATCTACTTCCTCGCGGCACAGGAGGCAGAACAGCGCCAGCGCGAGAAGTTCGTCGAACAGGTCGCCAATCACTTCGACGACCGTGTCCCACGCATCGACGGGTGGGACGAGGCGTTCGAGTATCTCGGGGAGCGGCTCGCGACCGAACCAACGGTCGTCGTCATCGACGAGTTCCCGTACCTCGTCGAGGAGAACGACTCGCTTCCCTCGTACGTACAGGCGTTCGTGGACGAACAGATACAGGGGACAGAGTCGATGCTCGTCCTCTGTGGGTCGAGCATCAGCACCATGGAGTCCGAGGTTCTCGGCCACGAGAGCCCGTTGTACGGCCGTCGAACGGGACAGATCGACCTCCAGCCGTTCTCGTTCCAGCAGGCACGGGAGATAATAGGGTACGATATCGCGGACGCGATTCGGTCGTACGCGATCACCGGGGGGACCCCGATGTATCTCACGCTGTTCGACTACGGGCAGCCACTCGGTGAGAACGTCCGAACACAGGTCCTCTCGCCGATGGCCGTCCTGTACAACGAGCCGGAGTTCCTGCTCCGGACCGAGCTGCGATCCCCCGCCCGGTATCTGAGTATCCTCGAGGCGATCGCCACCGGTCGGACGACCCCGAACGAGATCTCGGGTGCGACCGGCATCGACCCTGGGCCGCTCTCGAAGTACCTGCAGACGCTTCGCCGACTCCGGTTCATCGAGCGCGAGGTGCCAGTCACGGCGACCGGGAAGACGTCGAAACGCTCCCGGTATCACGTCGCGGACGAGTTCCTCCGGTTCTGGTTCCGGTTCGTCGAACCGAACCGCTCCAGCATCGAAGAGGCACCCGAGCTGGTGTTCGAGGGGACCATCGAACCGAACCTGCCCGACCACGTCGCGACGACGTTCGAATCCGTCTGTCACGAGGCAGTCTGGGAGGCGATCCGACGTGGGAGACTCGACTCCTACGCCAGCGTCGGCCGATGGTGGTACGGCGAGGACGAGATCGATATCGTCGGCCTCGCCCCCGACGCAGACCGGGTGCTCCTCGCGGAATGCAAGTGGACCACAGAGCCAGTCGGCCACGGGCTCGTCGAGTCGCTCTCGGACAAGGCAGCACGCGTCCGATGGGGGCCAGACGACCGCGACGAACAGTTCGCACTCTTCTCGAAGAGCGGCTTCGTCGACGGCCTCGAGGAGGAACTGGGTGACGACTGGTCGCTGTTCGATCTCGCAGCTATCGACGACCTGCTCTCGGGACCGTCATAG
- a CDS encoding glucose 1-dehydrogenase, which yields MNGIQDGVAVVTGGGSGIGRQSSLRFAEAGAKVVVADVDEDGGHETIEMIESNGGEATFVRTDVTDSDDVDAMVQTALDEYGGLDFAHNNAGIADEGTRLAEYDEAEWDRMIDVNLKGVWRCLKAEIPEMIERGGGAVVNTSSVAGVSANGSAHYAASKHGVIGLTRRATVDYAEDGIRFNAVCPGVIDTPMVQQAGEDNTEEMDRITAAIPAGRLGDPEEIADAVVWLCSEEASYVMGQPIIIDGGLLVQ from the coding sequence ATGAACGGAATACAGGACGGAGTCGCGGTCGTCACTGGTGGCGGGTCGGGAATCGGTCGACAGTCGTCACTTCGGTTCGCCGAGGCCGGGGCGAAAGTCGTCGTCGCCGATGTCGACGAGGACGGCGGCCACGAGACGATCGAGATGATCGAGAGTAACGGCGGCGAAGCGACGTTCGTCAGGACAGATGTCACCGACTCCGACGATGTAGACGCGATGGTACAGACGGCGCTCGACGAGTACGGTGGACTGGATTTCGCACACAACAACGCTGGTATCGCGGATGAGGGGACCCGTCTCGCCGAGTATGACGAAGCCGAGTGGGACCGGATGATCGACGTGAACCTGAAGGGGGTCTGGCGGTGTCTGAAAGCAGAGATACCGGAGATGATCGAGCGCGGTGGTGGAGCCGTCGTCAACACCTCGTCGGTCGCTGGCGTGAGCGCGAACGGGAGTGCACACTACGCCGCCAGCAAACACGGTGTTATCGGACTGACTCGACGGGCGACGGTTGACTACGCCGAAGACGGAATCCGCTTCAACGCCGTCTGCCCGGGCGTCATCGACACGCCGATGGTCCAACAGGCGGGTGAGGACAACACCGAGGAGATGGACCGCATCACTGCGGCCATCCCAGCAGGACGCCTCGGTGACCCCGAAGAGATAGCCGACGCCGTCGTCTGGCTCTGTTCCGAGGAGGCGTCGTACGTGATGGGACAACCGATAATCATCGACGGCGGATTGCTGGTGCAGTAG
- a CDS encoding 7-carboxy-7-deazaguanine synthase QueE: MPVNSTVQSETDRSIDGEGLPINELFYSLQGEGELAGVPSVFVRTSGCNLRCWFCDSYHTSWEPSHTQMRLDEIVDEVESYEQANHVVLTGGEPLIHEDAVTLLERLDERGYHTTVETNGTIYRDAPIDLASISPKLASSTPTAEKDPKGDGEWADRHESRRLDIEALAELVDTYESQLKFVVTDEEDIPEIESIVEKVRDAAWTTVRDSDVLLMPEGMTRDDLDERRNEVAELAIEHGYRYTPRLHVDLWNDAPGT, translated from the coding sequence ATGCCCGTCAACTCGACCGTCCAATCGGAAACTGACCGGTCAATCGACGGCGAGGGCCTTCCAATCAACGAGTTATTCTACTCGCTTCAGGGCGAGGGGGAACTCGCAGGCGTGCCGTCGGTCTTCGTCCGGACGAGCGGCTGTAACCTCCGCTGCTGGTTCTGTGACTCGTACCACACGTCGTGGGAGCCCTCGCACACGCAGATGCGCCTCGACGAGATCGTCGACGAGGTCGAGTCGTACGAGCAGGCAAACCACGTCGTCCTCACGGGTGGTGAGCCCCTCATTCACGAGGATGCGGTAACCTTACTGGAGCGACTCGACGAACGGGGCTACCATACGACCGTCGAGACGAACGGAACAATCTACAGAGACGCACCAATCGACCTCGCGAGTATCAGTCCGAAACTCGCCTCGAGCACTCCGACCGCCGAAAAGGACCCCAAAGGCGACGGCGAGTGGGCTGACCGACACGAATCGAGACGGCTCGACATCGAAGCACTCGCGGAACTGGTCGACACGTACGAGAGCCAGCTCAAGTTCGTCGTGACCGACGAGGAGGACATCCCCGAAATCGAATCCATCGTCGAAAAAGTCCGTGATGCAGCGTGGACGACCGTGCGCGATTCGGACGTGTTGCTCATGCCGGAAGGGATGACGCGCGACGATCTCGACGAACGACGGAACGAGGTTGCCGAACTGGCAATCGAACACGGCTATCGGTACACGCCGCGCCTCCACGTCGATCTCTGGAACGACGCACCTGGAACGTAA